AAGTTCTCCTTCCACGTGGAGGGACGGGCCACGGGACGGGGGACCTTGATGCACTGAGGGAAGACCCTCACCCTGGCCCTCTCCCAGAGGGAGAGGGGATTCACACGGACTGGAGCACGGAGAGGCGAGACCCTCACCCTGACCCTCTCCCGGAGGGAGAGGGGATTCACACGGTGAGGAACCAGGTTGGACCCTCTCCCCCTGGGAGAGGGACGGGGTGAGGGTATGTCGTGGACTCGGGTTCGGATCCTGAGTGGAAAAGAGGTCTCACGCGTGAACCTCTCCCCCCCGTCCTCCTGGAGACCGCTTGTTCCTCATCATGGCGGCCCTGCGCGACTCCTTCTTGCGTGCGTACAGGCTCGCGCACACCGACAGACCGATGCACAGCACGATGATCCCCACCGAGAGCAATGGCGGGATCTCGAGCCACTCGGCGAGGATCATCTTCAACCCGGCGAACGCGAGCACCGCCGCGAGCCCCCAGTGCAGGTAGCGCAGCTCGTGCACCGTCTTCGCCAGCGCGATGTACAGCGCGCGCAGCCCCAGGATGGCGAACACGTTGGACGTGTAGACCACGAACAGATTGCGGCTCACCGACAGCGCCGCCGGCACCGAGTCGATGGCGAAGGCCACGTCCGACAGCTCGATGGCGATCAGCGCGATGAGCAGAGGCGTCGCCTGCCAGCTGCCGCCCACGTGCTTGAAGAAGCGCGTGCCCTCGAACTCCGTCGTCACCGGCAGGCGCTTCTCCAGCCACAGCACCAGCTTGTTGTCGGACTCCTCGCCGGGATGCTTGCGCGCCACGCGCCAGGCCGCGACGAGCAGAATGCCACCGAAGATGTAGACCACCCAGTGCCAGTGCTCGAGGGCCTCCAGCCCCAGCAGGATGAACAGCGCCCGGAACACCAGGGCTCCGAAGATTCCCCAGAAGAGCACCCCCCGCTGCTTGTCCTCGGGCACCCGCAGGCTCGCGAAGATGACGAGGAAGACGAACAGGTTGTCCAGGCTCAGGCTCTTCTCGATGAGGTAGGCGCCCAGGTACTCGTGCGCGGCGGTGACCCCGTGCCTCAGCCAGACGAACACCCCGAAGGCCAGGCCCACGCAGATCCACGCCACGCTCCAGGCATAGGCCGCCTTCTTCGACTCCCCGTGCTTCGAGTGGTGGGCCAGCTGGTCGATGACGATCATCGCCACCACGAGCACCCCGAAGAGGCCCCACTCCCATGGTGATACCGGGGTTGGATTCATGGGAGGAAGCTGACTATCCAGGGCCCAGGCAACAACCTGGGCACCCGGAGTGTCGTCGGCTCGTCCGCTCCCTCGGTGACGGGGTTGACCCGTCCCGGCCCTCAGCGGCGCGCGGGCTCGGCGGGGGCGGGCTCGAGGGCGAGCGGCTCCACCGGCTCCGCCAGGCTCAGGCCCATCACCTTCGCGTAGAAGGCCAGCTCGCCCTCCAGCGCCTTCTGGATGTCCGCGCTGGTGCGTGCACCCGGTCCCCCTCCCTCGAGGCCGAGCGTCGCCACCGGCACACCGTTGGCGCGCAGCCGCTTCGCCATCTCCTCCATCTGCCGCGCCACCGGCGACGGATCCTGCCGGCCGTGGATGAAGAGCACGGGACTGCGCTTGATGTTGTCGATGTGGAAGTAGGGCGAGCGGTCCTGCAGCAACTGCTTCGACTCCGGCAGGGGCCCGAGCACCTGGTCCAGGTAGTGGGCCTCGAACTTCTCGGCCTGCTCCACCAGCGTCTCCAGTTGGGAGATGCCCGAATCGAAGACGCCGCAGCGCAGGATGTCGCGGAACGTCAGCAGCGAGAGCGGGGTGTAGCCCGCCGCCCCAGCGCCCCGGGCCGCCAGGCGCTTCGCGTCCACCTTGCCCTCCTGCACCAGCCGCAGCGCGGCGTTGGCGCAGTCATCCACGTCCATCACGCCCCAGTTCCCATACAGCGACAGGCGGTACTCGCGGCCGTAGCCGGTGCTGCCCCGGTAGTTGACGTCCACCACCGCGAAGCCGCGGCTGGTGAAGTACTGCACCACCCAGTCCAGCCGCGTCGACGTGGCCGAGGTGGGGCCCGCGTGGTTGAAGATGAGCAGCGGTGGCTTCTCTCCCGCGGGCGCCGTGAAGTCCGGGTGGGTGGGCGGGTAGTACCAGGCGTGTGCCTCGCCCAGCTCCGTGGTGGGGTAGTGCAGCGGCTCGCAGCGCGAGATGTAGCGCGTCAGCTCCTCCGGCACCCGGGTGGACGTCTTCAACACCTGCGGCCGGCCCGACTCCATGTCCAGCCGCACCACCGCCGCCGGGTGCTCCGGCCCTCCTCCCACGAAGTACGCCGTCGCGTAGCCCGCGCGCACCTGCCGCACGTCCGTGTACGGCGTGCTCAGCTCGGCGAACTGGCCGAGCACCACGTCCAACCTTCCCATCTTCCACTGGCCCTGCTCGTTGAAGGCACACACCACGTGCCGCGGCGAGACGAAGGCGTACGTGGACCTACCCAGCCCCCACTGCGCCAGGCCGAACTCCGCCCTGCGCTCCAGCACCGGCACCACGCTGCGGCCCTGCAACCGGTAGAGGTTCCACCAGTTGTTCCGGTCGCTGACGAAGTACAGCTCGCCCTGCGGCGACCACTCGGGCTGGAAGATGGACTCCGTGGTGCCGCCGGCCACCAGCCGCGGGTTGCGCAGCCCGCCGTCCTCGTCCACGTCCGCCACCCACAGCTCGCAGCCCTCCCACGGCATGCAGGGGTAGTCCCACGCGAGCCACGCCAGCCGCCGGCCGTTGGGGCTCAGGCTGGGCGAGGAGTAGAAGTCGCGGCCCTCGGTCAGCACCGTCTGCCGCTGTCCATCCAGGTCCACCGCCACCAGCGAGATGCGTGGCTGGCCCTCCTTCAGGTTGCGCCAGTCCTCGCGCACGCACAGCACGCGGTTGCGCGTGCGGTCGATGACGAGGTCCCCGAAGCGGTGACGGCCTCCCGTGTCCGGCGTGAGGGGCACCGGCGTGCGGCCCGGGTTCACCCGGTACAGCCGCTGGTCGGGGTGGGACCCACCGAGGGCGTGGTTGACGAAGACCACCAGCCCCTCGGACACCGCGAAGGCGCCTCCTCCATGGCCGTACACCAGACTGCGCGCGCTGTAGGCCCCCTTCGTGTCTCCCGCCCCGGGCAGGATGTCCGAGAGCGCCCCGTCCGCGGTGTGCCGCACGATGGTGCGCCGTCCCCGCTCGCCCGGACGGGCTTCCAGCCAGTACACGTCGTCGCCATCGACCGCCACCTCGCTCAGCTCGAGCGACTGGGTGGCGATCAGCTCGGCGCTGATGGGGGACTTCCAGGAACCGTAGGGAGCCTCTCGACTCGCGAGCGTCATGAGCAGGCCTTTCCTTGGGTGGTGCGCGTGAAGGGAGTGGCCCGCGTGTCTAGCACGCCGGGACGACGTATCGGGGCGGGCGCGAGGGCCCCATCCCCACGGGAAGTGTTGGGTTTCACGCACCTCCGCCCGAGGCGCGCACGTTGTCCCGAATCCATTGCAGGTACGGCGCGTGCCCCGCCTCCACGCCCAGCCGCAGCACCTCCGGGCACTGGTAGGGATGCAGCGCCACCACCCGCGCCCGCAGCGCCTCGAAGAGCGGGGCGCGCGACTTGAGGATGAGCAGCGCTTCCGGCTCGTCGTGCACCTTCCCCTCCCACCGGTAGATGGAGCGCAGGCCGGGCACCACGTTGCCACATGCCGCCAGCTCCTCCTCCACCAGCGTGCGGGCGAGCTCCGCGGCCTTGTCGGCCGTGGGCGCCGTCACGAGAACGATGATGGCATCCAGGGTATCGGTCATGGGTCCACACATACCCGCCCGCGCCTGGTGGTGAAAGAGGTGGATGAACCCATACATATGTATGTCTCATGGCGTGAGAGTTTGTGTTGGGGGTAGATCATTCCCGGCGCGCGACATGGAATGTTCTGACTGGTTTAAACACGTTTTTCAAATACTGTAGACAACGGGACAACACTCTCCTGGTAGGTCAAGGTCCGACTGCATGGGGGTGAATCCAGCGTCGGGTCGTGGACGGAGCAAGTCTCTGTTCTTCCAGGGGAAAGAGTGGAGAGGACCCCAAAGTGGGGAGGGAGTGTCCGCTAGCGTCCAAGTACCGGGCTCCTAACCCCTGGGTCAGGAGGCAAGCAAGCGTGGTTTCCCGTATTCCCTTTCATGTGCTTTTCACGTGGTCGTCCTCGATTCCTTGCAGCTGATAGGGAATGGGAGGACCCGTGAGGCGGGGGGGGCCATGTTGAAGACTGTCTCGCGGTGTCATGGGGGGAAATCGAATATGCCACTCGCCTCGCACGCGCTGTCCACGCAGTCGGGAGTGTCCGCGGAGCTTTCCCGCAGGGTGTTGCTCGTGGATGGCGTCAAGGAGTTGCGGTTGTCCCTGACGCCCCTGCTGCGCACGGTGGGCTGCGAGGTGGTGTCGGTGGACAGTTTGATCGCCGCCCGCGTCGAGCTGGGCCGGTTCCGGCCGCTGATGGTGCTGGTGGACTGGCGCGCGCTGCCACAGGACGGAGGGACTGGCTGTGGGGTGCTGCGCAGCCACCCGGTCCACGGGGACGTGCCCATCCTCGTCGTCGTGGGGGAGAACACGCCCGCGGAGCTGCTGG
This is a stretch of genomic DNA from Archangium violaceum. It encodes these proteins:
- a CDS encoding TerC/Alx family metal homeostasis membrane protein, with product MNPTPVSPWEWGLFGVLVVAMIVIDQLAHHSKHGESKKAAYAWSVAWICVGLAFGVFVWLRHGVTAAHEYLGAYLIEKSLSLDNLFVFLVIFASLRVPEDKQRGVLFWGIFGALVFRALFILLGLEALEHWHWVVYIFGGILLVAAWRVARKHPGEESDNKLVLWLEKRLPVTTEFEGTRFFKHVGGSWQATPLLIALIAIELSDVAFAIDSVPAALSVSRNLFVVYTSNVFAILGLRALYIALAKTVHELRYLHWGLAAVLAFAGLKMILAEWLEIPPLLSVGIIVLCIGLSVCASLYARKKESRRAAMMRNKRSPGGRGGEVHA
- a CDS encoding S9 family peptidase, which codes for MTLASREAPYGSWKSPISAELIATQSLELSEVAVDGDDVYWLEARPGERGRRTIVRHTADGALSDILPGAGDTKGAYSARSLVYGHGGGAFAVSEGLVVFVNHALGGSHPDQRLYRVNPGRTPVPLTPDTGGRHRFGDLVIDRTRNRVLCVREDWRNLKEGQPRISLVAVDLDGQRQTVLTEGRDFYSSPSLSPNGRRLAWLAWDYPCMPWEGCELWVADVDEDGGLRNPRLVAGGTTESIFQPEWSPQGELYFVSDRNNWWNLYRLQGRSVVPVLERRAEFGLAQWGLGRSTYAFVSPRHVVCAFNEQGQWKMGRLDVVLGQFAELSTPYTDVRQVRAGYATAYFVGGGPEHPAAVVRLDMESGRPQVLKTSTRVPEELTRYISRCEPLHYPTTELGEAHAWYYPPTHPDFTAPAGEKPPLLIFNHAGPTSATSTRLDWVVQYFTSRGFAVVDVNYRGSTGYGREYRLSLYGNWGVMDVDDCANAALRLVQEGKVDAKRLAARGAGAAGYTPLSLLTFRDILRCGVFDSGISQLETLVEQAEKFEAHYLDQVLGPLPESKQLLQDRSPYFHIDNIKRSPVLFIHGRQDPSPVARQMEEMAKRLRANGVPVATLGLEGGGPGARTSADIQKALEGELAFYAKVMGLSLAEPVEPLALEPAPAEPARR
- the cutA gene encoding divalent-cation tolerance protein CutA produces the protein MTDTLDAIIVLVTAPTADKAAELARTLVEEELAACGNVVPGLRSIYRWEGKVHDEPEALLILKSRAPLFEALRARVVALHPYQCPEVLRLGVEAGHAPYLQWIRDNVRASGGGA